A part of Gambusia affinis linkage group LG19, SWU_Gaff_1.0, whole genome shotgun sequence genomic DNA contains:
- the ush1ga gene encoding Usher syndrome type-1G protein homolog encodes MNDRYHKAARDGYLDLLKEATRKDLNAPDEDGMTPTLWAAYHGNLEALRLIVARGGNPDKCDIWGNTPLHLAAANGHLDCLFFLVSFGANVWCLDNDYHTPLDMAATKNHMDCVRYLDSIAAKQTGLNHKLVGKLKDRAFRDAERRIKECAKMQKKHHKRMERKFHKETSEASASDVMSFSSYTGSSVSHKLRNFTTATISVPYSQATFHATNRGKTKIQKKLEKRKQGDGTFKIYEDGRKSVRSLSGLQLGNDVMFVKQGTYINPKDRGRRNVRDMFPRDNDDAISRAMSEPDLLGPDMDYSEISTDSGHDSLFNRPGLGTMVFRRNYVSGGMFNLGARDTTRSGNNVRLRSRLQHYPSIDEDSIGSAHSLQERNMDELPWEEVELGLDDDDEPDSSPLEVFLATLSMSEFYSIFKREKIDLEALLLCSDQDLKSIHIPLGPRKKLLDACQRRLETMEDPDSIEDTEL; translated from the exons ATGAATGACAGGTATCACAAGGCGGCCAGGGACGGCTACCTGGACCTGCTGAAGGAGGCGACGAGGAAGGATCTGAACGCGCCGGACGAGGATGGCATGACACCGACTTTATGGGCGGCCTACCACGGCAACCTGGAGGCTCTGCGGCTGATCGTGGCCAGGGG AGGCAACCCAGACAAGTGTGACATATGGGGGAACACACCACTCCACTTGGCAGCTGCCAATGGTCATCTTGACTGCCTTTTCTTTCTGGTGTCTTTCGGTGCCAACGTATGGTGCCTAGACAATGACTACCACACACCCCTGGACATGGCCGCCACGAAGAACCACATGGACTGTGTCCGCTACTTGGATTCCATCGCTGCCAAGCAAACAGGGCTAAATCATAAACTGGTCGGCAAACTGAAGGACCGGGCATTTCGTGATGCTGAGCGACGGATCAAAGAGTGTGCTAAGATGCAGAAAAAGCACCACAAACGCATGGAGCGAAAGTTTCACAAAGAAACCTCTGAGGCTTCTGCTTCAGATGTCATGAGTTTCTCCAGTTACACTGGCAGCTCCGTTAGCCACAAGCTACGTAACTTTACCACAGCCACTATCAGTGTGCCATATTCTCAG GCAACTTTCCATGCCACAAACCGAGGGAAGACAAAGATTCAAAAGAAGCTGGAGAAGAGAAAGCAAGGAGAtggaacttttaaaatttacGAAGATGGAAGGAAGAGTGTGCGCTCCCTTTCTGGACTTCAGTTAGGTAATGATGTCATGTTTGTCAAGCAGGGGACTTACATCAACCCAAAAGACAGAGGGCGTCGAAATGTTCGAGATATGTTCCCTAGAGACAATGACGATGCCATTTCACGTGCCATGAGTGAGCCAGACCTTCTTGGACCAGATATGGACTACTCTGAGATCAGTACAGATTCTGGACATGATTCCCTGTTTAACAGACCGGGTCTAGGCACCATGGTCTTTAGAAGAAACTACGTAAGTGGAGGAATGTTCAACCTCGGTGCTCGAGACACGACCCGCTCAGGTAATAATGTGCGTTTACGCAGTCGGTTGCAGCACTATCCAAGTATAGACGAAGATAGCATTGGAAGCGCTCACAGCCTGCAGGAAAGAAACATGGACGAGTTGCCTTGGGAAGAAGTTGAATTAGGGTTGGATGATGACGATGAGCCTGATTCAAGCCCTCTGGAGGTCTTCCTTGCCACACTAAGCATGAGCGAGTTTTACTCCATATTCAAAAGAGAGAAGATCGACTTAGAAGCGCTCCTGCTTTGCTCTGATCAAGACCTTAAGAGCATTCATATCCCGTTAGGGCCAAGAAAAAAGCTATTGGATGCCTGCCAGAGACGACTTGAGACCATGGAGGACCCAGACTCTATTGAAGACACCGAATTGTGA
- the otop2 gene encoding proton channel OTOP2 translates to MCFNPGYPCECLTSGNLCEPCKMTAKDRELEETHLSNNINAADSAMGVSEPEMDTSSTDGARDRGRNWGWMLSAIICLNILILGCAFVSGGTSSSVNIHTSDLQIFILFLFLLTSIWMVYYTIYNSRTENAVFKDRHAGPIWLRAGLLLFGILSIIMDVFKIASYVGYLHCDPSVASNVKVVFPVVQIVFVVVQTYFLWIHSRDCVQVQKNLSRCGLMLTLSTNLVLWMTVITEESLHQTVFPDAPINATKLSRRQMYIYRASYGDDKCECSHSSCDIFKDAYYYLYPFNIEYSLFASAMAFVMWKNVGRVASQSHHHHVRFSLKEVFIGPILGLLLVVAGISTFIEYEIKMKSKSNEESHDAAVMMHFVMNIVTVTLMSICTIIGSAIFKVDHREHISEKNPTRSLDVGLLVGASLGQFIISYFSIVAMVATGAKGHLNRLNLIWGILMVIQLGLQNFFIIEGLHREPFHEVEADTVVENQYVVESGKDGSKLEKVDLDNMPTPDVEARGHSGPAEHKHKLLWKRRVLREVSAFLLMGNILLWIMPAFGARPQFDHDTETQFYQSSMWAAVVNVGLPFGIFYRMHSVASLFEVYLNS, encoded by the exons ATGTGCTTCAACCCGGGCTACCCGTGCGAATGTTTGACCAGCGGTAATTTATGTGAGCCCTGCAAGATGACAGCAAAGGACAGGGAGTTGGAGGAGACACACCTCTCCAACAACATAAATGCAGCAGACTCAGCCATGGGTGTCAGTGAGCCAGAGATGGACACCTCCTCAACTGACGGTGCGCGGGACCGGGGCAGAAACTGGGGATGGATGTTGTCTGCGATCATCTGCCTCAACATCCTGATCTTGGGTTGTGCGTTCGTTAGTGGGGGAACTTCGAGCAGTGTCAATATCCACACCTCAGACCTGCAGATTTTCAtcctcttcctgttcctgctcACCTCCATCTGGATGGTCTATTACACCATTTACAATTCCAGGAcagaaaatgctgttttcaaGGATAGGCATGCAGGACCCATTTGGCTCAGAG CGGGACTTCTTCTGTTTGGAATCCTCAGTATCATCATGGATGTCTTTAAGATCGCCAGCTATGTGGGTTACCTCCACTGTGACCCAAGTGTTGCCTCCAATGTTAAAGTTGTATTTCCCGTGGTACAAATTGTCTTTGTTGTtgtgcag ACATACTTTCTGTGGATCCATTCAAGGGACTGTGTGCAGGTCCAAAAGAACCTTTCACG aTGTGGGCTCATGCTTACCCTCTCCACAAATCTTGTTTTATGGATGACTGTGATCACTGAGGAGTCTCTTCATCAAACAGTTTTTCCAGATGCTCCAATCAATGCCACTAAACTCTCAAGAAGACAGATGTACATCTATAGAG CCAGTTATGGGGATGACAAGTGTGAGTGCAGCCACAGTTCCTGCGACATCTTCAAGGATGCCTACTACTACCTGTACCCCTTCAACATCGAGTATAGCCTCTTTGCCTCCGCCATGGCTTTCGTCATGTGGAAGAATGTGGGACGAGTAGCGTCACAAAGCCACCACCACCACGTGAGATTCAGCCTCAAGGAAGTATTCATTGGTCCTATTTTGGGGCTCCTCCTCGTGGTTGCAGGCATCTCAACATTCATTGAGTAtgagattaaaatgaaatcaaaatcaaatgaaGAGAGCCATGATGCAGCAGTGATGATGCACTTTGTTATGAATATAGTCACTGTCACATTGATGTCCATCTGCACCATCATCGGAAGCGCTATCTTCAAGGTGGACCACAGGGAGCACATCTCAGAGAAGAACCCCACCCGCAGTCTGGATGTGGGGCTGCTAGTGGGAGCCTCGCTGGGGCAATTCATCATCAGCTATTTCTCCATCGTAGCCATGGTTGCAACTGGGGCCAAGGGCCACCTGAACAGGCTCAATCTGATATGGGGAATACTGATGGTGATCCAGCTTGGCCTGCAGAACTTTTTCATAATTGAGGGCCTGCACCGGGAGCCCTTTCATGAGGTGGAGGCTGACACAGTGGTTGAAAATCAGTACGTGGTGGAATCCGGCAAAGATGGAAGCAAACTTGAAAAAGTAGACCTGGACAATATGCCCACACCTGATGTAGAAGCACGTGGCCACAGTGGGCCAGCggagcacaaacacaaactcctGTGGAAGAGGCGAGTGTTGAGAGAGGTCAGCGCATTCCTACTGATGGGTAACATCCTT ctgTGGATCATGCCAGCCTTTGGTGCTCGTCCCCAGTTTGATCATGACACCGAAACACAGTTCTACCAATCCAGCATGTGGGCTGCTGTTGTGAACGTGGGCCTTCCTTTCGGCATCTTTTACCGAATGCACTCAGTTGCCAGTTTATTTGAAGTCTATTTAAACTCATAA